A portion of the Cyprinus carpio isolate SPL01 unplaced genomic scaffold, ASM1834038v1 S000006825, whole genome shotgun sequence genome contains these proteins:
- the LOC109045465 gene encoding histone H2B: MPEPAKSAPKKGSKKAVTKTAAKGGKKRRKSRKESYAIYVYKVLKQVHPDTGISSKAMGIMNSFVNDIFERIAGESSRLAHYNKRSTITSREIQTAVRLLLPGELAKHAVSEGTKAVTKYTSSK, translated from the coding sequence ATGCCTGAACCAGCGAAGTCCGCGCCTAAGAAGGGCTCCAAGAAGGCCGTCACTAAGACCGCCGCTAAAGGAGGAAAGAAGCGCAGAAAGTCCAGGAAGGAGAGTTACGCTATCTACGTGTACAAAGTGCTGAAGCAGGTTCATCCTGACACCGGGATCTCTTCTAAGGCGATGGGGATCATGAACTCTTTCGTCAACGACATCTTCGAGCGCATCGCCGGTGAGTCGTCTCGTCTCGCTCACTACAACAAGCGCTCCACCATCACATCGAGAGAGATCCAGACCGCCGTGCGTCTGCTGCTGCCCGGAGAGCTGGCCAAACACGCCGTGTCTGAGGGCACCAAGGCCGTCACCAAGTACACCAGCTCCAAGTag
- the LOC109069797 gene encoding histone H3, translating into MARTKQTARKSTGGKAPRKQLATKAARKSAPATGGVKKPHRYRPGTVALREIRRYQKSTELLIRKLPFQRLVREIAQDFKTDLRFQSSAVMALQEASEAYLVGLFEDTNLCAIHAKRVTIMPKDIQLARRIRGERA; encoded by the coding sequence ATGGCAAgaaccaagcagacggctcgtaaATCCACCGGCGGTAAAGCCCCGAGGAAGCAGCTCGCTACCAAAGCCGCCCGTAAGAGCGCTCCAGCCACCGGCGGCGTCAAGAAGCCTCATCGCTACAGGCCCGGCACCGTGGCTTTGCGAGAGATCCGTCGCTATCAGAAGTCCACCGAGCTGCTGATCCGCAAGCTGCCCTTCCAGCGTCTGGTGCGAGAGATCGCTCAGGACTTCAAGACGGACCTGCGCTTCCAGAGCTCCGCTGTCATGGCCCTGCAGGAGGCCAGCGAGGCTTATTTGGTCGGTCTGTTCGAGGACACCAATCTGTGCGCCATCCACGCCAAGAGAGTCACTATCATGCCCAAAGACATCCAGCTGGCGCGCCGCATCCGCGGAGAGCGCGCTTAA
- the LOC122145027 gene encoding histone H2A-like, producing the protein MSGRGKTGGKARAKAKTRSSRAGLQFPVGRVHRLLRKGNYAERVGAVAPVYLAAVLEYLTAEILELAGNAARDNKKTRIIPRHLQLAVRNDEELNKLLGGVTIAQGGVLPNIQAVLLPKKTEKPAKTK; encoded by the coding sequence ATGAGTGGTAGAGGCAAAACCGGCGGTAAGGCCAGAGCGAAGGCTAAGACTCGCTCCTCCAGAGCAGGACTGCAGTTCCCCGTCGGTCGTGTTCACAGACTTCTCCGCAAAGGCAACTACGCCGAGCGCGTCGGTGCCGTTGCTCCGGTTTATCTGGCCGCTGTGCTCGAGTATCTGACCGCTGAGATCCTGGAGCTGGCTGGAAACGCCGCTCGGGACAACAAGAAGACCCGTATCATCCCCCGTCACCTGCAGCTGGCGGTGCGCAACGACGAGGAGCTGAACAAACTCTTGGGCGGAGTGACCATCGCTCAGGGCGGCGTGCTGCCCAACATCCAGGCCGTGCTGCTGCCCAAGAAGACCGAGAAACCCGCCAAAACCAAATAA